One Pseudomonas brassicacearum genomic region harbors:
- a CDS encoding glycosyltransferase family 4 protein — protein MKVLYFHQHFSTPKGTVGTRSYEMARRLLARGHQVTMVCGSYSGGETGLSLPFIGGKRRGTVDGINIIEFDLAYSNSDGLAKRAVTFAKFALRSIGLALTERYDLVFATTTPLTAGIPGVFARWLRGKPFVFEVRDLWPELPKAMGVIRNPLVLCAMSILEWISYRSAHRLIGLSPGIVDGIAKRGVLRKRIALVPNGCDLGIFAGDVEPWRPEQVKPDDLLAVFAGTHGVANGLDAVLDAAAELKRRGRDDIKLLLIGQGKLKPSLQARAQREALDCVVFHEPVNKSRLAGLMASTDVGLQVLANVPAFYVGTSPNKFFDYIASGLPVLNNYPGWLAGMIRDNQCGYTVEPENPRAFADALEQAAGDKAAAKEMGKRSRELAEREFDRELLANRFVDWLEGIK, from the coding sequence ATGAAAGTTCTGTATTTTCACCAACACTTTTCGACCCCGAAAGGCACGGTTGGTACCCGCTCTTATGAAATGGCTCGTCGTTTGCTTGCGCGTGGCCATCAAGTGACGATGGTGTGTGGAAGTTATAGTGGCGGGGAGACTGGTCTGAGTCTGCCTTTCATTGGCGGTAAACGACGAGGAACAGTCGACGGTATCAACATTATTGAGTTCGATCTGGCGTATTCCAATAGTGATGGTTTGGCAAAGAGAGCTGTGACCTTCGCTAAGTTTGCTTTACGCAGTATCGGTTTGGCGCTTACTGAGCGCTACGATCTGGTATTTGCAACCACTACGCCATTAACTGCGGGTATTCCTGGCGTTTTCGCTCGCTGGCTACGAGGTAAACCGTTCGTATTTGAGGTGCGCGACCTTTGGCCAGAGTTGCCCAAGGCTATGGGGGTGATCCGGAATCCTCTAGTGTTGTGTGCCATGTCGATACTGGAGTGGATAAGTTACCGCTCGGCGCATAGGCTGATTGGCTTGTCCCCTGGAATAGTTGATGGCATTGCTAAACGTGGGGTCCTGCGCAAGCGGATTGCTCTGGTCCCCAATGGTTGCGATCTCGGTATTTTTGCCGGCGACGTTGAGCCTTGGCGCCCCGAGCAGGTAAAACCGGACGATCTGCTGGCTGTTTTTGCGGGCACTCATGGCGTGGCCAATGGCCTGGATGCGGTGCTCGATGCGGCTGCGGAACTGAAACGGCGCGGACGTGACGATATCAAGTTGCTTTTGATTGGCCAGGGTAAGCTCAAACCGTCTTTACAGGCACGCGCGCAGCGCGAGGCACTGGACTGCGTTGTGTTTCATGAACCAGTTAACAAATCCCGGCTTGCTGGTCTGATGGCTAGTACGGATGTTGGGTTACAGGTATTGGCAAATGTGCCTGCTTTCTACGTTGGCACTTCACCAAACAAGTTTTTCGATTACATTGCATCTGGCTTGCCCGTACTCAACAATTATCCAGGCTGGTTGGCGGGGATGATCCGCGACAACCAGTGCGGCTATACAGTTGAACCAGAAAATCCGCGCGCTTTTGCGGATGCCCTGGAGCAGGCCGCGGGTGATAAGGCGGCAGCAAAGGAAATGGGTAAACGGAGTCGTGAGTTGGCTGAGCGAGAGTTTGACCGAGAACTGCTGGCAAATCGCTTTGTTGATTGGCTGGAGGGAATAAAGTGA
- a CDS encoding urea carboxylase-associated family protein, which produces MYKDYPAAYQVSKGSALQVDKPFYDRIRTQQDKRTLIEQFEVPIRTGRAWHVPAGHVFRVTTPMGPQVGDFNIWNAHDPRERLWAARTRQLQGAHVSTHDRLWSNLPFLRPLVTITDDSLAGYGIDEHGGRLHDLLGTRCDPYVNKMLTGEDFHHHCHSNLTRAVLPHGLTEFDVHDVLNIFQCTGLNHDDMYFMKACPAQKGDYLEFFAEIDLLCALSTCPGGDLSLAMWGPDAQDPLSVCRPLGVEIYRLEDALLEGWSQPERAAYNGLHGLHIAKADWEK; this is translated from the coding sequence ATGTACAAAGACTATCCCGCCGCCTATCAGGTCAGCAAAGGCTCAGCCCTGCAGGTGGACAAACCCTTCTACGACCGCATCCGCACTCAGCAAGACAAGCGCACCCTGATTGAACAGTTCGAAGTGCCGATCCGCACCGGCCGCGCCTGGCACGTACCGGCCGGTCATGTGTTCCGCGTCACGACGCCGATGGGCCCGCAGGTGGGCGACTTTAACATCTGGAATGCCCATGATCCGCGGGAGCGGCTTTGGGCGGCGCGCACACGTCAGCTGCAGGGCGCCCACGTCAGCACCCATGATCGGTTGTGGTCGAACCTGCCGTTCCTGCGACCCCTGGTGACCATCACCGATGACAGTCTGGCCGGTTACGGCATCGACGAGCATGGCGGGCGGCTGCACGATTTGCTGGGGACCCGTTGTGACCCGTACGTGAACAAGATGCTGACGGGCGAGGACTTTCACCATCACTGCCATTCGAACCTGACCCGTGCGGTGTTGCCCCATGGTTTGACGGAGTTCGATGTGCACGACGTATTGAATATTTTCCAGTGCACCGGGCTCAACCATGACGACATGTATTTCATGAAGGCTTGTCCGGCACAGAAGGGCGATTACCTGGAGTTTTTTGCCGAGATTGATCTGCTGTGTGCCTTGTCGACCTGTCCCGGCGGCGACCTGTCGCTGGCGATGTGGGGACCGGATGCGCAGGATCCCCTCAGCGTCTGCCGTCCGTTGGGGGTGGAGATCTATCGGTTGGAGGATGCATTGCTGGAAGGCTGGAGTCAGCCTGAGCGGGCGGCGTACAACGGATTGCATGGGTTGCACATTGCCAAGGCGGATTGGGAGAAGTAA
- a CDS encoding sugar transferase, which produces MIKRLSDIVASFCGLLLLAPVIAIVAWQVRRKLGSPVLFRQVRPGLDGEPFEMIKFRTMRDAVDVVGNPLPDSERMTPFGSFLRSSSLDELPGLWNVLKGDMSLVGPRPLLMEYLPLYSPEQYRRHEVRPGVTGWAQINGRNAVSWDEKFKLDVWYVDNRSFWLDLKIVLLTIKKVLVRDGINAEGEATMSKFMGNKP; this is translated from the coding sequence ATGATCAAGCGCCTGTCCGATATTGTCGCCTCCTTTTGCGGTCTTTTACTGCTAGCACCAGTTATTGCCATCGTTGCATGGCAGGTTCGCCGCAAACTTGGTTCTCCTGTGCTGTTCCGTCAGGTGCGCCCCGGTCTGGATGGTGAGCCATTCGAGATGATCAAGTTCCGTACCATGCGTGATGCTGTGGATGTTGTAGGCAACCCACTACCAGACTCCGAGCGCATGACACCATTTGGCAGTTTCTTGCGTTCCAGTAGTTTGGACGAGTTGCCGGGTCTGTGGAATGTATTAAAGGGGGACATGAGCCTAGTGGGCCCGCGTCCGCTTTTGATGGAGTACCTTCCGCTTTACAGCCCTGAGCAATACCGGCGTCATGAGGTGCGACCCGGAGTTACCGGTTGGGCGCAAATCAATGGCCGTAATGCAGTTAGCTGGGACGAAAAATTTAAGCTGGATGTCTGGTATGTCGACAATCGCTCATTCTGGCTGGATCTTAAAATCGTCTTATTGACCATCAAAAAGGTGTTGGTGCGTGATGGCATCAACGCAGAAGGGGAGGCGACCATGTCCAAGTTTATGGGAAACAAACCGTGA
- a CDS encoding ComEA family DNA-binding protein produces MRTGYFYSLIFALLTSASIAVIAAPAVKPETTFAPQVLDVSAQSQSTKVDLNGADAATLQRELAGIGKTKAEAIVAYRESNGAFSSVEELLEVKGIGKALLDRNREKLEVN; encoded by the coding sequence ATGCGTACAGGCTATTTCTACTCTTTGATTTTTGCCCTTCTGACCAGCGCGTCTATAGCGGTAATCGCTGCGCCTGCGGTCAAGCCCGAGACGACGTTTGCACCACAGGTATTGGATGTGTCGGCGCAGTCGCAAAGCACCAAGGTGGATCTTAACGGGGCGGATGCCGCCACGCTGCAACGCGAGTTGGCGGGGATAGGCAAGACTAAGGCTGAGGCGATTGTTGCGTATCGTGAGAGTAATGGAGCCTTCTCGTCGGTAGAGGAGTTGCTGGAGGTCAAGGGTATTGGTAAGGCGCTTCTGGATAGGAATCGCGAGAAGTTGGAAGTGAATTGA
- a CDS encoding NeuD/PglB/VioB family sugar acetyltransferase, whose product MNRLAVLGASGHGKVVADTAECSGWDSICFFDDAWPAVKQNGIWSVVGNTDRLLSELETFSGVVVAIGDNRIRQDKLQTLILANAKLITLIHPAATVSRYATIGAGSVVFAGVVVNVGVQVGLGAILNTGCSVDHDCVLGDSVHISPGAHLSGGVKLGDRSWIGVGACIRQQINIGCDVVVGAGAAVVNDVAAGRIVAGVPARQLKA is encoded by the coding sequence GTGAATCGCCTAGCCGTTCTAGGTGCTAGCGGCCACGGTAAGGTAGTTGCAGATACAGCTGAGTGTTCCGGCTGGGACTCGATATGTTTTTTTGATGATGCTTGGCCGGCAGTTAAGCAAAATGGAATATGGTCAGTCGTGGGGAATACGGACCGCTTACTTTCGGAACTTGAAACGTTTTCCGGTGTGGTTGTCGCCATTGGCGATAATCGGATACGTCAGGATAAACTCCAAACATTAATTCTGGCTAACGCTAAGTTGATTACGCTTATACATCCTGCCGCTACGGTGAGTCGATATGCGACGATTGGAGCCGGTTCGGTCGTTTTTGCCGGTGTCGTAGTAAATGTAGGAGTTCAGGTCGGATTAGGTGCAATTTTAAATACAGGTTGTAGTGTTGATCATGATTGTGTTTTGGGGGATTCTGTCCATATTAGTCCGGGGGCGCATCTTTCAGGCGGTGTGAAACTGGGTGATCGGAGCTGGATCGGGGTTGGTGCGTGTATCAGGCAGCAGATTAATATTGGTTGTGATGTAGTTGTAGGGGCTGGCGCGGCGGTGGTAAATGATGTTGCTGCCGGTCGAATCGTGGCTGGTGTGCCGGCCAGGCAGCTGAAAGCCTAA
- a CDS encoding DUF2897 family protein, with the protein MPWYAWLILIVAIGSIVGGLMMLRDTANKVELTDEQRKRVAERNAEMDAKEAKDR; encoded by the coding sequence ATGCCCTGGTATGCCTGGTTGATTCTGATTGTTGCAATCGGCTCGATCGTCGGTGGTCTGATGATGCTGCGCGACACCGCCAACAAGGTCGAACTGACGGATGAACAGCGCAAGCGCGTGGCTGAGCGCAATGCGGAGATGGATGCGAAGGAGGCCAAGGATCGCTGA
- a CDS encoding DegT/DnrJ/EryC1/StrS family aminotransferase, with the protein MLNTPFSPWPSFTEEEADAVRAVLLSNRVNYWTGQECREFEKEFAAWAQVKHAVAVTNGTVALDLALKALGIGAGDEVVVTPRTFLASVSSIVNCGAVPVFADVDRETQNFTADSIRAVLTSRTRAFICVHLAGWPCDMDPIMSLAKEFGIKVIEDCAQAHGAFYKGRPVGSIGDIGAWSFCQDKIMTTGGEGGMVTTNDSELWSSMWSFKDHGKSWEAVYEHEHPPGFRWLHESFGTNWRMLEIQAVIGRIQLRRMRNWNTSRLNNARQIWECARTCVALRVPVVPEDIVHAAYKCYVFVRPDKLKINWDRDRILTEIAAQGVPCFSGSCSEVYLEKAFDNTRWRPEKRLAAAKELGETSLMFMVHPTLTEAQVAKTCDILKRIMSEATEA; encoded by the coding sequence GTGCTGAATACACCATTTTCACCTTGGCCTTCTTTCACCGAAGAAGAAGCGGATGCGGTTCGTGCGGTTCTATTATCTAATAGGGTTAATTATTGGACAGGGCAAGAGTGTCGCGAGTTTGAGAAGGAGTTTGCAGCTTGGGCGCAGGTAAAGCATGCTGTAGCGGTTACTAATGGCACCGTGGCATTAGATTTAGCGCTAAAGGCGTTGGGAATTGGTGCTGGAGATGAAGTAGTTGTCACGCCCCGAACTTTTTTAGCCTCTGTGTCCAGTATAGTTAATTGTGGCGCGGTCCCTGTATTCGCGGATGTAGATCGCGAGACGCAAAATTTTACCGCAGATTCAATTCGTGCGGTGCTCACATCTCGAACTCGTGCCTTTATCTGCGTCCATCTAGCAGGGTGGCCCTGTGATATGGATCCAATCATGTCTTTAGCGAAAGAGTTTGGTATTAAAGTTATCGAGGATTGTGCTCAAGCTCATGGTGCTTTCTATAAAGGGAGGCCGGTCGGTTCGATTGGAGATATTGGGGCATGGTCTTTTTGCCAAGACAAAATAATGACCACGGGTGGTGAGGGTGGAATGGTCACTACTAATGACAGTGAGCTGTGGTCTAGTATGTGGTCATTTAAAGATCATGGCAAAAGTTGGGAAGCAGTTTACGAACATGAGCACCCGCCAGGCTTTCGTTGGCTCCACGAAAGTTTTGGCACTAACTGGCGCATGTTGGAAATACAGGCTGTTATAGGTCGCATTCAGCTGCGGCGCATGAGAAATTGGAATACAAGTCGTCTGAATAATGCTCGCCAGATTTGGGAGTGTGCACGAACATGCGTTGCCTTACGAGTTCCAGTTGTTCCCGAAGACATTGTGCACGCAGCATACAAATGTTATGTGTTCGTAAGGCCCGATAAGTTAAAAATTAACTGGGATCGTGATCGGATATTGACGGAAATCGCCGCCCAAGGTGTACCCTGTTTTTCTGGTTCATGCTCTGAGGTATATCTTGAGAAGGCTTTTGACAATACTAGGTGGCGACCTGAAAAGCGGCTAGCTGCTGCGAAAGAATTAGGGGAGACCAGTCTGATGTTTATGGTGCATCCCACACTGACTGAAGCCCAAGTCGCCAAAACCTGCGACATTTTGAAACGTATAATGAGCGAGGCTACCGAAGCTTAA
- a CDS encoding GntR family transcriptional regulator, giving the protein MTNELSLADQITFELRADIIGGRLVPGMALVESNLVSAYNASRNTIREALHRLGQEGLTRYVRNKGVMVRRLDAEDLRDVFKVRRTLELQAIMSSAPLREYQSDRMLEALEAAELAREREDWRAVGTHGLAFHQHIVGLMRSPLLDGFFTNVVAQLRLVFCAAPDEPRFQAPWLARDREIHDWLAEVDKGAAYEAMSLYLDDSEQLLLQFLTPAIHH; this is encoded by the coding sequence ATGACCAACGAACTGTCCCTAGCCGACCAAATCACCTTCGAACTACGCGCCGACATCATCGGCGGTCGCCTGGTCCCAGGCATGGCCCTGGTAGAGAGCAACCTGGTCTCAGCCTACAACGCCTCACGCAACACCATCCGCGAGGCGTTACACCGCCTGGGCCAGGAAGGGTTGACCCGTTATGTGCGTAACAAGGGGGTGATGGTCCGCAGGCTGGACGCCGAAGATCTTCGGGACGTGTTCAAGGTCCGTCGCACCCTGGAGCTTCAAGCCATCATGAGCAGTGCACCACTGCGCGAGTACCAATCCGACCGGATGCTCGAAGCCCTGGAAGCGGCCGAGCTGGCGCGGGAGCGTGAAGACTGGCGTGCGGTGGGTACCCATGGCTTGGCATTCCATCAACATATCGTCGGGTTGATGCGCAGTCCTTTGCTCGATGGTTTTTTCACCAACGTGGTCGCGCAGCTGCGTCTGGTGTTCTGCGCCGCACCCGATGAGCCGCGCTTCCAGGCGCCGTGGCTGGCCCGGGATCGCGAGATCCATGACTGGCTGGCCGAGGTCGACAAGGGCGCGGCCTATGAAGCGATGAGCCTTTATCTCGACGATTCCGAGCAACTGCTTTTGCAGTTCCTGACCCCCGCTATCCATCACTGA
- a CDS encoding polysaccharide biosynthesis C-terminal domain-containing protein, whose protein sequence is MTAIYKTLGVVFGYSSVLLTSKGLTLLVSYLVAFSVDNAEFGYFSLAQALFVTAIALLGFNSSAAYVRYFYSKGVAATYRALKRVYYLFFALAVFFGILLYFVFLGHPYFAWFALLPISGFLAAHIASFNAIYRCSSNLLGYAFAELGRPVLVFISLAVLLWMKFEFSVVAVYLIVLCFSLVLVVFFSFFHLRSKLLNESQSSLDEKEVVVYLLPLVMVQLMALLNNVGDRYILSAFVTVDELGKYGKAYLIGSAAGMLIDSFSLLWAPYVVRRVDDFKRNLYPKALLVFGCATLFSLLLLFGAGLVFIYEVSFFSFDYLFWVMAIIVLSAFMARVGYQIFVPVLSAYDLTGTVAKISFVGAISGIVANFALIPFWGGVGAAIATWVSFFIFSILSVWVVREKILRV, encoded by the coding sequence ATGACCGCTATCTATAAAACTTTAGGTGTGGTGTTTGGTTACTCTTCGGTCTTATTGACGTCAAAAGGGCTTACCTTGTTGGTAAGTTACTTGGTTGCTTTCTCTGTGGATAACGCAGAGTTCGGATATTTTTCTCTTGCTCAAGCACTGTTTGTTACAGCGATTGCTTTGTTAGGGTTCAATTCTTCCGCGGCTTACGTTAGATATTTTTATAGCAAAGGAGTTGCTGCAACTTATAGGGCGTTAAAGCGGGTTTATTATTTGTTTTTTGCGCTCGCTGTTTTTTTTGGAATACTGTTATATTTTGTTTTTTTAGGGCATCCATATTTCGCTTGGTTTGCATTACTTCCCATTTCTGGTTTTTTAGCGGCACATATTGCCAGTTTTAATGCGATATATAGATGTTCAAGTAATTTGCTGGGTTATGCTTTTGCGGAATTGGGGAGGCCCGTTCTAGTCTTTATTTCATTGGCAGTGTTATTGTGGATGAAATTCGAGTTTTCTGTTGTTGCGGTATATTTAATTGTTCTGTGTTTTTCTTTGGTGTTGGTTGTTTTCTTTTCGTTCTTTCATCTTCGTTCGAAACTGCTCAATGAGTCGCAGTCGTCTCTGGATGAGAAGGAGGTTGTTGTATATCTACTTCCATTGGTAATGGTTCAATTGATGGCCTTGCTTAATAATGTTGGTGATAGATATATTTTGAGCGCGTTTGTAACTGTTGATGAGCTTGGTAAATATGGAAAGGCTTATCTTATAGGGTCGGCTGCGGGAATGCTCATTGATAGCTTTTCCTTGTTGTGGGCGCCATATGTTGTCAGAAGGGTCGATGATTTTAAGCGTAATCTGTATCCTAAGGCCCTGCTTGTTTTTGGGTGTGCGACCTTATTCTCGTTACTTTTGCTATTTGGGGCAGGTTTGGTTTTTATCTATGAGGTTTCATTCTTTTCTTTCGATTACCTTTTTTGGGTGATGGCGATCATTGTGCTTTCTGCATTTATGGCTCGTGTGGGATATCAAATATTTGTCCCGGTGCTGAGCGCCTATGATCTTACAGGTACCGTCGCCAAAATATCTTTTGTAGGTGCGATTAGCGGGATTGTTGCGAACTTTGCTTTGATTCCTTTTTGGGGCGGGGTAGGGGCAGCTATAGCGACCTGGGTTTCATTTTTCATTTTTTCCATACTTTCCGTCTGGGTTGTACGAGAAAAAATTCTTCGGGTATGA
- a CDS encoding O-antigen ligase family protein, translated as MLGLLAFLSTIVFFSPVVNLLLLPIVFYRLFFTSYGRDLSFLKTGHIIGLVLLLLSALLSVAVFAFTDPLIDNFEKSILGAFPYVVLILISLFVGMVFRRKDLIVVLLLVLFEVAVGFAEYIAGVHSFFSVEHKGQTQIGDTELLYYNRVFGLSVNSSVYAFKVLVGSVILMAIKSELSRRVFLVCAAILVVGFVTSFNRTAIVAAAISLMFYYATNWRVVLFGGMVGCAVGILYLSSIIENLTRGRGELDLSGRDFIFYEFFNVLKQSPFFGNGAQKVWLEINNGLYHAHSSYLEFLVSNGIFISLLFFWGYYLLVLRGRMLAALPLLIYSVFQYGLLWGLVFNDVVFFGLMFYLLRSRSDKRAVKGGLRTASSNKVFSGNEGD; from the coding sequence ATGCTTGGGTTGCTCGCTTTTCTTTCGACGATTGTGTTCTTTTCCCCAGTCGTTAATTTACTACTTCTCCCAATTGTCTTCTATAGATTGTTTTTTACCAGCTATGGAAGGGATCTGAGCTTCCTAAAGACGGGGCATATTATTGGGTTGGTGCTGTTGCTGTTGTCAGCGCTTCTGTCAGTTGCTGTATTTGCTTTTACAGATCCTTTGATTGATAATTTTGAAAAGTCTATATTGGGTGCTTTTCCCTATGTGGTGCTAATACTAATTTCTTTATTTGTGGGTATGGTATTTCGCAGGAAAGATTTGATAGTGGTACTTTTGCTGGTTCTATTTGAAGTGGCTGTAGGTTTTGCTGAATATATTGCTGGGGTTCATTCTTTTTTTTCGGTTGAACATAAAGGGCAGACGCAGATTGGTGATACGGAGTTGCTTTATTATAATCGGGTTTTTGGTCTCAGTGTGAATTCCAGTGTCTATGCTTTCAAGGTTTTAGTTGGCTCGGTTATTTTAATGGCAATAAAATCTGAGTTATCCCGGCGTGTCTTTCTGGTTTGTGCGGCAATACTCGTTGTCGGATTTGTTACGTCGTTCAATAGAACTGCCATTGTTGCTGCCGCGATTAGCCTGATGTTCTATTATGCAACTAATTGGAGGGTTGTGCTTTTCGGGGGGATGGTAGGTTGTGCTGTAGGTATTCTCTATTTGTCCTCTATCATTGAGAATCTTACGCGTGGTAGAGGTGAGCTGGATTTGTCTGGGCGGGATTTTATTTTTTATGAATTCTTCAATGTTCTAAAGCAAAGTCCATTCTTCGGTAACGGTGCGCAAAAAGTTTGGTTGGAGATTAACAATGGGTTATATCACGCGCACAGTTCATATCTTGAATTTTTGGTATCAAATGGCATTTTCATCTCGCTTTTGTTTTTTTGGGGCTACTATCTCTTGGTTTTGCGTGGCCGGATGCTGGCGGCGTTACCGTTGCTGATCTATTCGGTGTTTCAGTATGGATTGCTTTGGGGGTTGGTGTTTAATGATGTGGTATTTTTTGGGTTGATGTTTTATCTGTTAAGATCGAGGTCCGATAAACGAGCTGTTAAGGGGGGGCTCCGAACAGCGAGTAGTAATAAGGTTTTCTCTGGAAATGAAGGTGATTAA
- the pseH gene encoding UDP-4-amino-4,6-dideoxy-N-acetyl-beta-L-altrosamine N-acetyltransferase — translation MTATVSAQQRVRPMTYEDLERVLAWRNHEEVRRYMYTQHEISLIEHSRWFERASQDSSRHLLVFESNDVPLGFINLHQIAPGGVADWGFYVAPDAPRGTGRLLGHVVLQHVFTHLALHKLCGQALRFNTRSIKFHQRLGFQQEGILREQHFDGQSYHDVMCFGLLASEWQSNL, via the coding sequence CAACCGTATCGGCTCAACAGCGAGTACGTCCGATGACATACGAGGATCTCGAGCGAGTGCTTGCTTGGCGTAACCACGAAGAGGTGCGCCGCTACATGTACACTCAGCACGAGATCAGCCTCATCGAGCACTCGCGCTGGTTCGAGCGGGCATCCCAAGACTCCAGCCGCCACTTGTTGGTATTTGAAAGTAATGATGTGCCTCTAGGCTTCATAAACCTCCACCAGATTGCACCCGGTGGTGTGGCGGACTGGGGCTTCTATGTTGCTCCTGACGCGCCGAGAGGGACAGGCCGTCTACTGGGGCATGTAGTATTGCAACATGTTTTCACTCATCTAGCCCTGCACAAGCTCTGTGGTCAGGCCCTGCGCTTCAATACGAGGTCCATCAAGTTTCATCAGAGACTTGGCTTCCAGCAGGAAGGGATTCTGCGTGAGCAACACTTTGACGGCCAGAGCTATCACGATGTGATGTGCTTTGGCCTTCTTGCCTCTGAATGGCAATCGAACCTCTGA
- the pseI gene encoding pseudaminic acid synthase → MLTIPSISIAGRRIALDAPPYIIAELSANHNGKLETALKIIEEAKKAGADAIKLQTYTADTITLDCDSEEFQIHGGLWDGKSLYQLYQEAHMPWDWHAPLFEHARKLGITIFSSPFDNTAVDLLESLGAPAYKIASFEAVDLALIKYVASTGKPMIISTGMADAEEIQEAIAAARDGGCKELAILHCVSGYPAPAEDYNLRTIPDMIQRFGLVTGLSDHTLDNTTAITSVALGASVIEKHFTLDRNGGGADDSFSLEPAELTALCCDSKTAWAALGRVDYGRKSSEQNNAKFRRSLYFVKDLKAGDVITKRAVRSVRPGYGAAPKYLDYVLGKKVISDVSANSPVILEGLRDA, encoded by the coding sequence ATGTTGACTATCCCAAGTATCAGCATTGCCGGTCGACGCATCGCTCTCGATGCGCCGCCTTACATAATTGCTGAACTATCCGCGAACCATAATGGCAAGCTGGAAACGGCACTGAAGATAATCGAAGAAGCTAAAAAGGCGGGTGCCGACGCCATCAAGCTTCAGACCTACACCGCTGATACCATAACTTTGGATTGTGATTCGGAAGAATTTCAGATCCACGGGGGATTGTGGGATGGCAAGAGTCTCTATCAGCTTTACCAAGAAGCCCATATGCCCTGGGACTGGCATGCTCCACTGTTCGAGCATGCGCGTAAATTAGGTATCACCATCTTCAGTTCGCCGTTCGACAACACCGCTGTCGACCTGCTGGAGAGCCTCGGCGCCCCAGCCTACAAGATCGCCTCCTTCGAGGCCGTCGATCTGGCGCTGATCAAATATGTCGCCAGCACTGGCAAACCGATGATCATCTCTACCGGTATGGCTGATGCGGAAGAGATCCAGGAAGCGATAGCGGCTGCGCGCGACGGTGGATGCAAGGAGTTGGCGATATTGCATTGCGTAAGTGGCTATCCAGCCCCAGCAGAAGATTACAACCTACGTACTATTCCCGACATGATCCAGCGATTCGGCTTGGTTACGGGATTGTCCGATCACACGCTTGATAATACTACCGCTATTACAAGTGTTGCTCTGGGGGCATCAGTGATTGAAAAACACTTTACCCTAGACCGCAACGGTGGAGGGGCGGATGACAGCTTTTCCCTAGAGCCCGCCGAACTTACTGCGCTTTGTTGTGACAGTAAGACCGCGTGGGCAGCTTTAGGTCGAGTTGATTATGGTCGCAAGTCCAGTGAGCAAAATAACGCAAAATTTCGACGGTCTCTATACTTTGTGAAAGATCTGAAGGCTGGCGATGTGATTACTAAAAGAGCAGTGCGAAGCGTGCGGCCGGGGTATGGTGCTGCACCGAAATATTTAGATTATGTGCTTGGTAAAAAAGTAATATCTGATGTTTCTGCTAACAGTCCAGTTATTTTGGAAGGATTGAGAGATGCATGA
- a CDS encoding acyltransferase yields MFKRIVKKILSEIFYLTSGRNFIAPSGRPKINGFCRFGAGLILGANANFNGARTFGTGKVYIGDNFHSGVGLKILTQSHNYNGASIPYDKTIIVKDVVIGDNVWFGMDVMVLPGVRIGEGVIIQAGAVVSKSIPDLAIAGGNPAEVIRFRDKNHYFKMKQDDRYL; encoded by the coding sequence ATGTTTAAGCGCATAGTTAAGAAAATTCTTTCCGAGATTTTCTATCTGACTTCTGGACGCAATTTTATTGCGCCCTCAGGTCGGCCTAAAATAAACGGCTTCTGTAGATTTGGGGCGGGATTGATTTTGGGAGCTAACGCTAATTTTAATGGTGCGAGAACATTTGGAACTGGTAAGGTTTATATTGGAGATAACTTTCACTCGGGTGTGGGGTTGAAGATATTGACTCAGAGCCATAATTATAATGGCGCATCTATTCCTTATGATAAAACTATTATAGTAAAAGATGTTGTTATTGGTGATAATGTTTGGTTTGGTATGGATGTAATGGTTCTGCCAGGCGTGAGAATCGGGGAGGGAGTGATTATTCAGGCTGGAGCGGTAGTTTCGAAGTCAATACCTGATTTAGCCATTGCGGGTGGTAATCCCGCTGAGGTTATTCGGTTTCGTGATAAGAATCATTACTTTAAGATGAAGCAAGATGACCGCTATCTATAA